Proteins found in one Candidatus Omnitrophota bacterium genomic segment:
- a CDS encoding metallopeptidase family protein has protein sequence MDARSFEALVVAAVESLPEDIKQKLENVGVVIEDEPTAEHKKAGGSNEDGYLMGLYQGVPLSKRMHYYGNVLPDKITIFKNNIERVCRTDDDIKEAVRRTVIHEFAHHFGISDEHMKRSGTY, from the coding sequence ATGGACGCGAGATCCTTCGAGGCCCTTGTCGTCGCGGCGGTCGAGAGCCTGCCCGAAGACATAAAACAGAAACTCGAGAATGTCGGCGTCGTCATCGAGGATGAACCAACTGCGGAGCACAAAAAGGCCGGTGGTTCGAACGAAGACGGTTACCTGATGGGGCTCTACCAGGGCGTGCCGCTCTCCAAAAGGATGCATTATTACGGCAATGTCCTTCCCGACAAGATAACGATATTCAAAAATAACATCGAGCGCGTCTGCCGCACGGATGACGACATAAAAGAGGCGGTCAGGCGCACGGTCATCCACGAGTTCGCGCATCATTTCGGCATCTCTGACGAGCACATGAAGAGGTCGGGCACTTATTAG
- a CDS encoding SemiSWEET transporter, translated as MDRITLLGLLAAACTTIAFFPQAYKVYKTHHTRDLSMPMYVLFSIGILLWLIYGIMINNLPIIFANAVTIVSCVYILAMMVKNRGGKA; from the coding sequence ATGGACCGAATTACCCTTCTCGGCCTCCTCGCCGCCGCATGCACGACGATCGCGTTCTTCCCGCAGGCGTATAAGGTCTACAAGACACACCATACACGCGACCTGTCGATGCCGATGTATGTCCTCTTTTCTATAGGCATACTCTTGTGGCTGATTTATGGTATTATGATAAATAATCTGCCGATAATATTTGCAAACGCGGTGACAATTGTTTCGTGCGTATATATCCTGGCGATGATGGTCAAAAATAGGGGAGGCAAAGCATGA